One Alphaproteobacteria bacterium LSUCC0396 genomic region harbors:
- the addA gene encoding double-strand break repair helicase AddA codes for MNEMIARASAAQAAASDPTASVFVSANAGTGKTKVLTDRVLRLLLAGAPPDGILCVTYTRAAAAEMRNRIFRRLANWATISAKGLGDDLASMGITTPSQETRQRARSLFAEILDNDDGPRVETVHSFCQSILRRFPIEAGVAPHVQLAEDDEQNRLKAVARANVLGNPTPELGAAILLIAETIGEARIEEIMNDLLNRSEGLDAPDCLARIDAHFRDELGVVDATISRTRLADELAQIDNERLRAVSAVLQASGVSTQQERGAKMDVWLAQDAAGRIDKWSFLVDALFSKGRQRASFSNPAIRKIMPDIDAIQQQVADRLRPLLIDQAAQICRDRTMALYQFGTAFHKEYNRLKAQRGLLDYNDLITRTNDLLAMSEASQWVAWKLDNGIHHLLIDEAQDTSPAQWKLLRRLVDEFFDGEGAAHHKKDDQDPGRTMFAVGDFKQSIYSFQGGDPAVMNQNRSDLARRANAVSVIFRDVPLSVSFRSASPILNLVNDAIPDLAGISDFTEHEMARSGAGGFVELWPLVTRDDDLAPEVHAATLLARRVKSWIGSRQLPSGKLVNAGDILILLRKRGQFFELLLSALQSMNVQVAGADRMKLAEQIEIQDLLALGDVMHLGDDDLQLAAVLKSPLFGMTEDQLYDLAYDRGKASLISRLMVHRGADSALGKMADQLSRWQNRAEYESVFGFFSYVLVDGGRQKFRDRLGRAVDESLDHFLSLAQNFALGGGVSLLEFLTTIRSSGGEVKRDMDASGSDEVRVMTIHGAKGLEAPIVILPDLLTGKNRPAPVLPSRDGRVHYWLPPSGLPRPDFIEDASMAAAALAAEESNRLLYVALTRARDGLVIGGWEKPHGVRTLKDSNYALLSDVITLSDKAKTLADGTVLIMAEQAGDDDQEIKIKPNLPPKKLLDDAADWLWRPAPKDDRSGRPIRPSQPGLDHDPQSLGGNAGQQAAQTRQISLAYGQLAHRLLEQLPALDPAARRDRAVQVAAKVHIIPDTMATSLIDRLLRLIQMPEFAPLFGPDALVEVPINGRLNGVGIAGQIDRLYVDAERIILADFKTGQSGNGSIPRSYLQQMALYDGLLREIYPGRDIECWLIWVDTLDYQVIEHEARVQALREIFAAYHR; via the coding sequence ATGAATGAGATGATTGCCCGCGCGAGTGCGGCTCAGGCGGCCGCGTCTGATCCCACTGCATCGGTGTTTGTGTCGGCCAATGCAGGTACTGGCAAAACCAAAGTGCTGACTGACCGTGTGCTTCGCTTGCTGTTAGCGGGCGCGCCGCCAGATGGTATTTTATGCGTAACCTATACGCGCGCCGCCGCCGCAGAAATGCGCAACCGAATTTTTAGACGCCTTGCCAATTGGGCAACGATCTCGGCCAAGGGGCTTGGCGATGATTTGGCAAGCATGGGGATTACCACGCCAAGTCAGGAAACCCGCCAACGCGCCCGCAGCCTGTTCGCCGAAATTCTTGATAATGACGACGGGCCGCGCGTCGAGACGGTGCATTCATTCTGCCAGTCGATCTTGCGCCGTTTTCCGATTGAGGCAGGTGTCGCGCCTCATGTTCAGCTTGCCGAAGATGACGAGCAAAATCGGTTAAAGGCTGTGGCGCGGGCGAATGTTCTTGGCAATCCAACGCCTGAACTTGGCGCTGCGATATTGCTGATTGCCGAGACGATCGGTGAGGCGCGGATCGAAGAGATTATGAATGATCTGCTTAACCGCAGTGAGGGGCTGGATGCGCCGGACTGTCTTGCCCGTATCGACGCGCATTTCCGTGACGAGCTTGGTGTTGTTGATGCCACCATAAGCCGGACTAGGCTGGCAGACGAGCTGGCGCAAATTGATAATGAGAGGCTGCGGGCAGTTTCGGCGGTGTTGCAGGCGTCAGGGGTATCAACTCAGCAGGAGCGTGGTGCCAAAATGGATGTGTGGTTGGCACAGGATGCCGCAGGCCGCATTGATAAATGGTCATTTCTTGTTGATGCATTATTCAGCAAAGGCCGCCAACGTGCCAGTTTTTCCAATCCGGCTATTCGCAAGATTATGCCCGATATAGACGCGATCCAACAGCAGGTTGCCGACCGGCTGCGCCCGCTCTTGATTGATCAGGCCGCGCAGATTTGCCGCGACCGCACGATGGCTCTCTATCAGTTTGGCACAGCCTTTCATAAAGAATATAACCGCCTAAAGGCGCAACGGGGTCTGCTTGATTACAATGATCTGATTACCCGCACGAATGATCTGCTGGCGATGAGTGAGGCGTCGCAATGGGTTGCGTGGAAACTTGATAACGGCATCCATCATCTGTTGATTGATGAGGCACAGGACACCAGCCCAGCGCAATGGAAATTGCTGCGGCGGCTGGTTGATGAGTTTTTCGACGGTGAGGGCGCCGCGCACCACAAAAAGGACGACCAAGATCCGGGGCGAACAATGTTTGCTGTTGGCGATTTTAAACAGTCGATCTATTCATTTCAGGGGGGCGATCCGGCGGTCATGAACCAAAACCGGAGTGACCTTGCGCGCCGTGCCAATGCTGTTTCTGTGATTTTTCGTGATGTGCCTTTATCGGTATCGTTCCGCTCGGCAAGCCCGATTTTAAATCTGGTGAATGACGCGATCCCCGATCTTGCTGGTATTAGTGATTTTACTGAGCATGAGATGGCGCGCAGTGGCGCTGGCGGTTTTGTCGAATTATGGCCATTGGTAACGAGGGATGATGATCTTGCGCCCGAGGTGCATGCGGCTACCTTGTTGGCGCGGCGGGTTAAAAGCTGGATTGGAAGCCGCCAGCTACCGTCCGGTAAATTGGTGAATGCTGGTGATATTCTGATCCTGCTTCGTAAACGCGGACAGTTTTTCGAATTGCTATTATCGGCACTGCAAAGCATGAATGTGCAGGTTGCCGGGGCTGACCGGATGAAACTTGCCGAACAGATTGAAATTCAGGATTTGCTGGCGCTTGGTGATGTAATGCATCTTGGTGACGATGATCTTCAATTAGCGGCGGTGTTAAAATCGCCGTTATTTGGCATGACTGAGGATCAGCTTTATGACCTTGCTTATGACCGTGGCAAGGCTAGCTTGATTTCGCGGCTGATGGTGCATCGCGGTGCTGACAGTGCGTTGGGCAAGATGGCTGACCAGCTCAGCCGATGGCAAAATCGCGCCGAGTACGAATCCGTATTCGGTTTTTTCAGCTATGTTCTTGTTGATGGTGGGCGGCAGAAATTCAGAGATCGCCTTGGTCGCGCGGTTGATGAATCGCTCGATCATTTTTTGAGTCTGGCGCAAAATTTTGCCCTTGGTGGCGGTGTGTCGTTGCTTGAGTTCTTGACCACGATCCGCAGTAGTGGCGGCGAGGTTAAACGCGATATGGACGCATCTGGCAGCGACGAGGTGCGCGTCATGACAATCCATGGGGCAAAAGGATTAGAAGCGCCAATTGTAATCCTGCCTGACCTTCTGACCGGTAAAAATCGGCCAGCGCCAGTCCTGCCATCACGCGATGGACGGGTCCATTATTGGCTACCGCCATCAGGTCTGCCGCGGCCTGATTTTATTGAAGATGCGAGCATGGCCGCAGCAGCGCTGGCGGCCGAGGAAAGCAACCGGCTGCTTTATGTGGCGCTAACCCGTGCCCGCGATGGGCTGGTCATTGGTGGCTGGGAAAAGCCCCATGGGGTGCGCACATTAAAGGACAGTAATTACGCGCTATTAAGCGATGTGATCACATTATCAGACAAGGCCAAAACCTTGGCTGACGGAACCGTTTTGATCATGGCCGAACAGGCTGGCGATGATGATCAGGAAATAAAGATAAAGCCCAATTTGCCGCCAAAAAAGCTGCTTGATGATGCGGCTGACTGGCTGTGGCGCCCGGCCCCGAAAGACGATCGTTCGGGGCGGCCAATCCGCCCATCCCAGCCCGGCCTTGACCATGATCCGCAATCGCTTGGCGGTAATGCTGGCCAGCAGGCCGCGCAAACACGGCAAATCAGCCTTGCCTATGGTCAGCTTGCGCATCGTTTGCTGGAACAGCTGCCCGCCCTTGATCCGGCGGCACGGCGCGATCGCGCTGTTCAGGTTGCGGCTAAGGTCCATATAATTCCAGATACGATGGCGACCAGCCTGATTGACAGGCTGCTCCGGCTAATTCAGATGCCCGAATTTGCCCCGCTTTTTGGCCCAGACGCGCTGGTTGAAGTGCCGATTAATGGGCGGTTGAACGGTGTCGGGATCGCCGGGCAGATTGACCGGCTCTATGTTGATGCTGAGCGTATTATTCTGGCTGATTTTAAAACAGGTCAATCTGGAAATGGCAGCATACCCCGCAGCTATCTTCAACAAATGGCGCTTTATGATGGATTGCTTCGTGAAATCTATCCGGGGCGAGACATTGAATGCTGGCTCATATGGGTTGATACGCTTGACTATCAGGTGATCGAGCATGAGGCGCGTGTTCAGGCATTGCGCGAAATTTTTGCTGCTTATCATCGTTGA
- the addB gene encoding double-strand break repair protein AddB, protein MTPPLVYSIDAGLPFARDLAAGVRQLAGSPERLARGLVLLPSRRAAQALQAAFLDSADGAPMLLPRLLPIGDFGGDDDGRLTAFLGDDDSGDLPPPISKIRRQINLAKLLRHFPLGGHYPNQPQAMHLADQLGELLDQLYNADATAEQLCALLPERFSAHWQDILTLLGILIERWPDILAQEGVLDVVDRRNRLLRRRAQLWREQPPDQLVVVAGSTGSIAATRELIGVVAQLPDGHVVLPGLDRQAGDQWPAISQDSGHPQYQLAQLLSALDITSDQVRDWVVTSPVVPPELAARRQLMQEVFRPAALSAHWQRLGDTGPLIDRTALAGLKIITARDRREEANIIALSLREALETPDQTAAVVTPDRQLAELIIADLLRWDIAVEDSAGKRLSLCPPGRFLSLLCDAVDADFAPMRLLSLLKHPFCAGGMNPVHFRRHVDNVELAALRGARPDGGLAGLAAMLDDGDLRAFFETHIIANLTPLIECWRAPNPTLASLAEGIGEAAERLCATVMDSSGMAADRGVGAMELWKGADGMVASDLFRSLASDGRDSAIDAREMPQIMRQLLDAETVHPHGTPHPRIAILGAVEARMHPFQVIGKNRLIIAGFNEGNWPPRPDADPWMNGAMRAAVGLPPRNWRSGLSAHDVYMAICSKDIIITRAGKEAGTPTTKSRWLQRMEVVVSALGLDDVIDNGELEKSWLAKCEPTTVPQPATRPAPCPPLASRPRQFSATEIDIWVTDPYAIYAKKILRLNPLDDVDRPADAALRGILFHDALADFCKANPRGELTTGALAELLKFGRQRFATRIDQPSIRHFWWPRFEAMAAWFVENEHRRRAGLREVYAERDGAVFLQAPLGPIKLTARADRLEYNQDHSWTIVDYKTGAAPAANLINSGARNQLAVEGLIAFEGGFDGLSAGPIEALEYWQLSGKKSAPGEIKAPFKELFDAAEIRDRLEALAACFDQAETPYPSEPNPQIVPKFKPYQHLSRSREWLYGEIADE, encoded by the coding sequence ATGACACCCCCTTTGGTTTACAGCATTGATGCCGGATTGCCGTTCGCCCGTGATCTGGCGGCTGGCGTTAGACAGCTGGCTGGCAGTCCAGAAAGACTGGCACGTGGGTTGGTTCTGCTGCCATCGCGGCGTGCAGCCCAGGCTTTACAGGCCGCATTTCTGGATAGTGCCGATGGCGCCCCGATGCTATTGCCGCGGCTATTGCCGATTGGTGATTTTGGCGGTGATGATGATGGCAGGCTAACCGCGTTTCTGGGCGATGACGATAGCGGTGATTTGCCGCCGCCCATCTCGAAGATTAGACGCCAGATTAATCTTGCTAAATTGCTGCGCCATTTCCCGCTTGGCGGTCATTATCCCAACCAGCCACAGGCCATGCACCTTGCGGACCAGCTTGGCGAATTGCTGGATCAGCTTTATAACGCCGATGCCACAGCTGAACAGCTTTGCGCGTTATTGCCCGAGCGCTTTTCTGCACATTGGCAGGATATTCTGACCCTTCTTGGGATACTGATTGAACGCTGGCCAGATATTCTGGCGCAAGAAGGAGTATTAGATGTGGTTGATCGGCGTAACCGGCTTTTGCGCCGCCGCGCCCAGCTTTGGCGTGAGCAGCCGCCGGATCAATTGGTGGTGGTTGCCGGCTCGACCGGCTCGATCGCGGCGACACGTGAATTGATCGGGGTGGTGGCGCAACTGCCTGATGGTCATGTCGTGCTTCCCGGGCTAGACCGTCAGGCTGGCGACCAATGGCCAGCGATTTCACAAGATAGCGGTCATCCACAATACCAGCTGGCGCAGCTGTTAAGCGCGCTTGACATAACGTCTGATCAGGTGCGCGACTGGGTTGTTACATCGCCTGTCGTGCCGCCAGAGTTGGCCGCGCGCCGGCAATTGATGCAGGAGGTGTTTCGTCCTGCCGCGCTAAGTGCACATTGGCAACGCCTCGGCGATACCGGCCCGCTGATTGACCGCACCGCCCTTGCTGGTCTCAAAATCATCACCGCGCGCGATCGACGCGAAGAGGCGAATATAATTGCCTTGTCACTTCGAGAGGCGCTGGAAACACCGGATCAGACAGCTGCTGTTGTAACCCCTGATCGCCAGCTTGCCGAACTGATCATTGCAGATTTGCTGCGCTGGGATATTGCTGTTGAGGACTCGGCCGGTAAACGATTATCGCTGTGCCCGCCTGGCCGGTTTTTATCGCTTCTTTGCGATGCGGTAGATGCGGATTTTGCGCCAATGCGGTTATTGTCATTATTAAAGCACCCGTTTTGTGCGGGCGGCATGAACCCGGTTCATTTTCGTCGTCATGTTGACAATGTCGAGCTGGCGGCTTTGCGGGGGGCGCGTCCGGATGGGGGGCTGGCCGGGCTGGCGGCGATGCTTGATGATGGTGATCTGCGGGCGTTTTTTGAAACCCATATTATTGCCAATCTCACCCCGTTGATCGAGTGCTGGCGGGCACCAAATCCGACCTTAGCTAGCCTTGCCGAAGGCATTGGCGAAGCGGCTGAACGGCTATGCGCAACTGTCATGGATAGCAGCGGCATGGCAGCTGACCGCGGTGTTGGCGCGATGGAATTATGGAAAGGCGCTGACGGCATGGTGGCGAGTGACCTGTTCCGTAGCCTTGCCAGTGATGGCCGTGATAGCGCCATTGATGCCCGCGAGATGCCGCAGATTATGCGCCAGCTTCTTGATGCGGAAACGGTTCACCCGCATGGCACGCCGCATCCAAGGATTGCTATTTTAGGGGCCGTTGAGGCGCGAATGCACCCATTTCAGGTGATTGGCAAAAACCGCTTGATCATCGCCGGTTTCAATGAGGGGAACTGGCCGCCGCGCCCGGATGCCGATCCTTGGATGAACGGCGCAATGCGGGCAGCGGTTGGCTTGCCACCACGGAACTGGCGTAGCGGCCTTAGTGCGCATGACGTCTATATGGCCATTTGCAGCAAGGACATCATTATAACGCGTGCAGGCAAGGAGGCTGGAACACCAACAACCAAAAGCCGGTGGCTTCAGCGCATGGAAGTGGTGGTGAGCGCGCTTGGGCTTGATGACGTCATCGACAATGGCGAATTGGAAAAATCATGGCTGGCAAAATGCGAGCCGACGACGGTTCCGCAACCAGCGACGCGGCCCGCCCCTTGTCCACCCTTGGCCAGTCGCCCCCGCCAGTTCTCGGCAACCGAAATTGATATTTGGGTCACTGATCCCTATGCAATTTATGCGAAAAAAATCCTGCGACTAAATCCACTGGATGACGTTGACCGGCCTGCTGATGCGGCGCTTCGCGGTATTCTGTTTCATGATGCGCTTGCTGATTTCTGCAAGGCCAATCCAAGGGGTGAATTAACGACTGGCGCATTGGCTGAATTGCTGAAATTTGGCAGGCAGCGTTTTGCCACCCGAATTGATCAGCCCTCGATCCGCCATTTCTGGTGGCCCCGCTTCGAAGCGATGGCGGCATGGTTTGTCGAGAATGAACATCGTCGCCGCGCGGGTCTTAGGGAAGTTTATGCCGAAAGGGACGGCGCGGTGTTTCTGCAAGCACCGCTTGGCCCGATCAAACTGACTGCGCGTGCTGACCGGCTGGAATATAATCAGGATCACAGTTGGACGATTGTCGATTATAAAACTGGCGCTGCGCCGGCTGCCAATTTAATCAATTCGGGCGCGCGCAACCAGCTGGCGGTCGAGGGGTTGATCGCGTTTGAGGGTGGCTTTGATGGCTTGTCAGCAGGCCCGATTGAGGCGTTGGAATATTGGCAGCTAAGCGGTAAGAAATCGGCACCGGGCGAGATTAAAGCGCCGTTCAAGGAACTTTTTGATGCAGCTGAAATTCGGGATCGTCTGGAGGCGCTTGCGGCATGTTTTGATCAGGCTGAGACGCCTTATCCAAGTGAGCCAAACCCACAGATTGTGCCTAAATTCAAACCCTATCAGCATCTAAGCCGAAGCCGCGAATGGCTTTATGGGGAGATCGCTGATGAATGA
- the tsaE gene encoding tRNA (adenosine(37)-N6)-threonylcarbamoyltransferase complex ATPase subunit type 1 TsaE, with product MPVLQLELPDLSATARLGALLAEGLMAGDVISLSGPLGAGKSALARAIIQAANPDETDVPSPTFTLVQTYALGDGTPLWHLDLYRVETPEDAMQLGLDDAFVDSVCLIEWPDRLKKLLPKTNLSIHLYMPDTDAENAAPLSNIRFADITAPPHWADRINLLRNRLSEG from the coding sequence ATGCCAGTTCTCCAATTGGAATTACCTGATTTGTCAGCAACGGCTCGGCTTGGGGCGTTGCTGGCCGAGGGGTTGATGGCGGGCGATGTTATCTCGTTAAGTGGCCCGCTTGGCGCTGGAAAATCAGCGTTGGCACGTGCGATTATTCAGGCGGCAAACCCTGATGAAACTGATGTGCCAAGCCCAACTTTCACGCTTGTTCAGACCTATGCTCTTGGTGATGGAACCCCGCTTTGGCATCTCGATCTTTACCGGGTTGAAACGCCCGAAGACGCTATGCAGCTCGGGCTTGATGATGCATTTGTTGATTCGGTCTGCTTGATTGAATGGCCTGACCGGCTGAAAAAGCTGCTGCCTAAAACCAATCTTTCTATTCATCTATATATGCCCGATACCGATGCTGAAAATGCCGCGCCTCTATCGAATATACGGTTTGCCGACATCACCGCCCCGCCGCATTGGGCTGATCGTATTAACCTGCTTAGGAACCGATTAAGCGAGGGCTGA
- the ahcY gene encoding adenosylhomocysteinase: protein MATDYVIADIGLADWGRKELSIAETEMPGLMALRDEFGSAKPLAGARIAGCLHMTVQTAVLIETLVDLGADVRWSSCNIFSTQDHAAAAIAKSGVPVFAIKGETLADYWQYVDCIFDWPNDQTANLILDDGGDATMYILLGARAEAGEDVLANPETEEEEYLKAQLKRRLASSPGWFTRQRDALKGVSEETTTGVLRLYQLAEMGGLPFPAINVNDSVTKSKFDNLYGCRESLVDGIRRATDVMLAGKVAVVAGYGDVGKGSAASLRQGGARVMVTEVDPICALQAAMEGYEVVTMEQAAPKADIFVTATGNRHVITIDHMRDMKDRAIVCNIGHFDNEIDVASLNNMTWSEVKPQVDEVEFPDGKRMILLAKGRLVNLGCGTGHPSFVMSASFTNQVLAQIELWSRGDQYENKVYTLPRHLDEKVAALHLAKVGASLSTLRPDQADYIGVKQQGPFKSEQYRY from the coding sequence ATGGCGACGGATTATGTGATTGCAGATATTGGTCTCGCTGATTGGGGCCGCAAGGAACTATCAATCGCTGAAACAGAAATGCCGGGTCTTATGGCACTTCGCGATGAGTTTGGGTCAGCCAAACCATTAGCTGGCGCCCGGATCGCTGGTTGTCTTCATATGACGGTGCAAACGGCAGTCCTAATCGAGACGTTGGTCGATCTTGGCGCCGATGTGCGCTGGTCGAGCTGTAATATCTTTTCAACCCAGGATCACGCCGCGGCAGCGATTGCCAAATCTGGTGTTCCGGTCTTTGCAATCAAGGGCGAGACCTTGGCCGATTACTGGCAATATGTTGATTGTATTTTCGACTGGCCGAATGACCAGACAGCTAATCTAATTCTCGATGATGGCGGCGATGCCACCATGTACATTCTGCTTGGCGCGCGGGCCGAGGCTGGTGAGGATGTGCTGGCTAATCCAGAAACCGAAGAAGAAGAATATCTAAAGGCGCAGCTAAAGCGCCGGCTTGCCAGCAGCCCAGGCTGGTTCACCCGCCAGCGTGATGCGCTAAAGGGCGTTTCTGAAGAGACCACCACAGGTGTTCTTCGCCTGTATCAGCTCGCTGAAATGGGCGGGTTGCCATTCCCTGCGATCAATGTGAATGACTCAGTCACCAAGTCAAAATTTGACAATCTATATGGATGCCGCGAGTCACTGGTTGACGGTATTCGCCGCGCAACCGACGTGATGCTGGCTGGCAAGGTTGCTGTTGTTGCGGGCTATGGTGATGTTGGTAAAGGGTCGGCAGCATCGCTTCGTCAGGGCGGTGCGCGGGTGATGGTTACTGAGGTTGATCCGATTTGTGCGTTGCAGGCGGCAATGGAAGGCTATGAAGTTGTCACCATGGAACAGGCAGCACCAAAGGCGGATATCTTTGTGACGGCGACCGGCAATCGGCACGTGATTACCATTGATCATATGCGTGATATGAAAGACCGTGCGATTGTCTGTAACATCGGCCATTTTGACAATGAGATTGATGTTGCGTCGCTGAATAATATGACATGGTCAGAAGTAAAGCCGCAGGTTGATGAAGTCGAATTTCCTGACGGCAAGCGGATGATCCTGCTTGCAAAGGGGCGTTTGGTCAATCTTGGTTGCGGTACTGGCCACCCGTCATTTGTGATGTCGGCGTCCTTTACAAATCAGGTTCTGGCACAGATCGAGCTTTGGTCGCGCGGTGATCAATATGAAAATAAGGTCTATACCTTGCCGCGCCACCTCGATGAAAAAGTCGCCGCTCTGCATCTTGCCAAGGTTGGCGCAAGCCTTAGCACGCTTCGTCCTGATCAGGCCGATTACATTGGGGTGAAACAACAAGGCCCGTTTAAGAGTGAGCAATATCGCTATTAA
- the rapZ gene encoding RNase adapter RapZ: protein MSNHISSVKLVLVTGVSGAGHSTALKVLEDYGFAAVDNLPLALVDPLIALEVETGGRSIAIGLDARTSGFGADAVARLVKNLAKRLGDGFKIVFISAGHADLMRRYNATRRQHPLGYEMDLDAAVRADMERMTDVETLADIVIDSSGLAPADLRRSLLDALHLEPAPPMPVHILSFSYRHGLPETADQIIDMRFAKNPHWDDGLRDLTGLDAKVAAFLEKDDAAQDVLGQFKAMLSVMFARMKIDGRPHLTLAFGCTGGKHRSVWAAAQMAKWIEAEGYPVRLEHRELAKIAD, encoded by the coding sequence ATGTCAAACCATATTTCTTCAGTAAAGCTTGTGCTTGTAACCGGTGTTTCGGGTGCCGGTCATTCGACTGCATTGAAAGTTCTGGAGGATTATGGCTTTGCCGCGGTCGATAATCTGCCGCTAGCACTGGTTGATCCATTGATCGCGCTTGAGGTTGAAACGGGCGGCCGGTCGATTGCGATCGGGCTTGATGCCCGTACTAGCGGTTTTGGGGCTGATGCCGTGGCGCGCCTTGTGAAAAATCTGGCAAAGCGGCTTGGTGATGGCTTTAAAATTGTGTTTATCAGCGCCGGTCATGCCGATTTAATGCGCCGATATAACGCCACGAGGCGCCAGCATCCGCTTGGTTATGAGATGGATCTTGATGCCGCGGTCAGGGCAGACATGGAGCGCATGACCGATGTTGAGACCTTAGCTGATATCGTGATTGATAGCAGCGGGCTGGCACCGGCTGATCTTCGTCGCAGCCTGCTGGACGCGCTGCATCTTGAACCGGCGCCGCCAATGCCGGTTCATATTCTGTCATTTTCTTATCGGCATGGTCTTCCCGAAACTGCCGATCAAATCATTGATATGCGATTTGCAAAAAATCCGCATTGGGATGACGGGTTACGCGATTTAACCGGGCTTGATGCCAAGGTAGCGGCGTTTCTGGAAAAGGATGATGCGGCACAAGACGTTCTTGGGCAATTCAAAGCGATGCTATCGGTTATGTTTGCCCGGATGAAGATTGATGGGCGGCCGCATTTGACGCTTGCCTTTGGCTGTACCGGTGGCAAGCATCGATCGGTATGGGCCGCCGCGCAAATGGCAAAATGGATTGAGGCCGAGGGGTATCCGGTGCGCCTTGAACATCGTGAATTGGCAAAAATAGCTGACTAG
- a CDS encoding stimulus-sensing domain-containing protein — MSRLTARIMAIMLFPLAIFLAGLLSLDQYRTTLIQSEFVALERQGFTLARSLALAEADRDRRVARRQLSPETMTHLLPLVGLGSSLRARVFQPNGSLLADTARRSGFQPNVDIRRHRGKSWHRQTRNFLNDMVTAASGWFSPYDELPEYVERRRQRASHYAEVIAALSGEPRRALRIDRDGNLMLSVAVPVQNLRLVRGALMVSIGGGKIEKELANVNIVFLQLFVGVLLVTLGLSLYLARSITRPISRLAAAADKLRQSADMSSRLQRLPHRNDEIGQLSDSLIELTDELQKRIQATAAFAADVAHEIKNPLSSLRSATETFSRAKTAAQKKKLLAVILQDVQRLDRLISDISQASRVDTEIIGQIRDPVDFASLIDNFLQMRAQTHSQHKLLFEKPAAPIMVRMNESRIVQVIDNVLSNAISFSPKQGAVQFVLSHDAADKMAVLDILDDGPGIPDGKLETVFNRFYSERPSGESFGEHSGLGLSIARQIVDAHNGKLTAANRLGGGARFRLVLPSES, encoded by the coding sequence ATGAGCCGCCTAACCGCGCGGATTATGGCAATTATGCTGTTTCCGCTGGCTATTTTTCTGGCTGGGCTGCTGTCGTTAGATCAATATCGCACCACCTTAATCCAGTCAGAATTTGTTGCGCTTGAACGGCAGGGTTTCACCCTAGCACGGTCACTGGCACTGGCCGAGGCGGATCGTGACCGGCGTGTTGCCCGCCGCCAGCTATCGCCTGAAACCATGACCCATCTATTGCCACTTGTTGGCCTCGGCAGCTCGTTACGGGCGCGGGTGTTTCAACCGAATGGCTCGTTGCTTGCTGATACGGCGCGGCGCAGCGGCTTTCAGCCAAATGTCGATATCCGGCGGCATCGGGGTAAAAGCTGGCATCGGCAAACCCGTAACTTTCTGAATGATATGGTGACGGCGGCATCGGGCTGGTTTAGCCCCTATGATGAATTACCCGAATATGTCGAGCGGCGGCGCCAACGTGCCAGCCATTATGCCGAGGTCATTGCGGCGCTGTCCGGTGAGCCGCGCCGTGCTTTGCGCATTGACCGTGATGGTAACCTTATGCTGTCAGTTGCGGTGCCGGTGCAAAACCTACGCCTTGTCCGTGGTGCGTTGATGGTCTCAATTGGCGGTGGCAAGATTGAAAAAGAGCTGGCAAATGTGAATATCGTATTTCTACAGCTATTTGTTGGGGTGCTGTTGGTCACGCTTGGCCTTAGCCTTTATCTGGCGCGATCCATCACAAGGCCGATTTCACGATTGGCGGCGGCAGCCGATAAATTGCGACAAAGCGCAGATATGTCCAGCCGTCTGCAGCGCCTGCCGCATCGCAATGATGAAATTGGTCAATTGTCGGACTCGCTAATTGAACTGACCGATGAATTACAAAAGCGTATTCAAGCCACCGCGGCTTTTGCCGCTGACGTGGCGCATGAAATCAAGAACCCGCTATCATCTTTACGCAGTGCCACCGAAACCTTTAGCCGGGCAAAAACGGCTGCGCAGAAAAAAAAGCTGCTGGCGGTTATCTTACAAGATGTGCAGCGGCTTGATCGTTTGATCAGCGATATTTCCCAAGCCAGCCGTGTTGATACCGAAATCATCGGGCAAATCCGCGATCCGGTTGATTTTGCCAGCTTGATAGATAATTTCCTGCAGATGCGCGCGCAAACCCATAGCCAGCACAAATTGCTGTTTGAGAAACCGGCAGCACCGATCATGGTGCGGATGAATGAGAGCCGGATCGTTCAGGTCATTGATAATGTGCTTAGCAATGCAATCTCGTTCAGCCCGAAACAGGGGGCAGTGCAATTTGTCCTCAGCCATGATGCTGCTGATAAAATGGCAGTCTTGGATATATTGGATGATGGCCCCGGCATCCCTGATGGCAAGCTTGAAACCGTGTTTAACCGGTTCTATAGCGAACGGCCAAGCGGCGAGAGTTTTGGCGAACATTCTGGACTTGGTCTGTCTATTGCGCGGCAGATTGTCGATGCGCATAATGGGAAACTGACCGCCGCAAACCGGCTCGGCGGCGGTGCCCGCTTCCGGCTTGTTTTGCCATCAGAAAGCTAA